A single window of Sphingobacterium sp. ML3W DNA harbors:
- a CDS encoding YeiH family protein, with amino-acid sequence MSSSKSFSIAEDWVVVILGLGIVFLAIFGVIVPQPIFHWQNFSELEELVFATDNLVAIATQFGLVLMAAILGAFLLGKSVKNLLIVFPTVYILTMLALILAGNAFVKDYNLEAVIFSLAIGLVISNFFKLPDWFKAALSTELYVKIGLILLGTTVIFGDILKAGSLGLIQALVVVISVWYFAFWVCKKLKIDKEMSLMLSSAVSICGVSAAIATSGAIKGDSKKLSYVISLVLITAIPMMIFMPYLADKMGLSQEVTGAWLGGSIDTSGAVAASGSLVGEEALKISTIVKFSQNVLLGIAAFAISIYWSYAKSVDDETKKEKPTLKIIWERFPKFVLGFIFASLLFSFFISPETNAEIKGSLKFIQGLWFTLAFTSIGLETNFKDLFQQDNKKPLYAFLIAQTFNVIVTLIIALLLFQ; translated from the coding sequence ATGTCATCTTCGAAATCATTCTCAATAGCTGAGGATTGGGTAGTTGTTATCTTAGGCTTAGGAATTGTATTCTTGGCTATTTTTGGCGTCATTGTACCTCAACCCATTTTCCACTGGCAAAACTTCTCCGAACTTGAGGAACTCGTGTTTGCAACAGACAATCTAGTGGCTATTGCCACGCAATTTGGACTTGTCCTAATGGCGGCTATTTTAGGTGCTTTTCTACTTGGGAAATCAGTCAAAAATTTACTGATTGTATTCCCTACGGTGTATATATTGACCATGTTAGCCTTGATTTTGGCTGGAAATGCTTTCGTGAAAGATTATAACCTAGAAGCCGTTATCTTTAGTTTGGCCATCGGGTTGGTCATCAGTAATTTCTTTAAACTTCCAGACTGGTTTAAGGCCGCATTAAGTACAGAATTATATGTGAAGATTGGGTTGATTCTTTTAGGGACTACCGTGATTTTTGGAGATATACTGAAAGCGGGATCTTTGGGACTTATTCAAGCGTTAGTGGTGGTCATATCGGTGTGGTACTTTGCTTTTTGGGTCTGTAAAAAACTGAAGATTGATAAAGAAATGTCACTCATGTTGTCAAGTGCCGTGTCCATTTGTGGTGTGTCGGCTGCTATTGCGACATCCGGAGCTATTAAGGGCGACAGTAAAAAACTTTCTTATGTCATTTCACTTGTATTGATTACGGCTATCCCCATGATGATTTTCATGCCCTATTTAGCAGATAAGATGGGGCTGTCGCAAGAAGTTACAGGAGCATGGTTAGGAGGTTCTATCGATACTTCGGGTGCTGTAGCTGCCTCTGGTAGTTTGGTTGGAGAAGAAGCCTTAAAAATCAGTACAATTGTTAAGTTCTCACAAAATGTTTTATTAGGAATTGCGGCATTTGCAATTAGTATCTATTGGAGCTATGCGAAATCCGTGGATGATGAGACCAAGAAAGAAAAACCCACATTGAAAATTATCTGGGAGCGATTTCCGAAATTTGTTCTAGGTTTTATTTTTGCGTCATTACTTTTTTCATTTTTCATTTCACCAGAAACAAATGCAGAGATTAAAGGCAGTTTAAAATTTATTCAAGGACTGTGGTTTACATTGGCGTTTACTTCGATCGGTTTAGAAACTAATTTTAAGGATCTTTTTCAGCAGGATAATAAAAAACCGCTATATGCCTTCCTGATTGCACAGACCTTTAATGTAATCGTTACTTTGATCATTGCACTATTGCTATTTCAATAA
- a CDS encoding porin family protein has translation MKYYIIALVVSTFTMIAQADEKVKQDTVGNNFSIDIIAGGKIGGAAPLSLPKEIRKINKYTPAVPFLLGVRANYQIDQKWGVILGLTFEGKGMNADATVKGYKTTFNANDDPNENMRGYYTGDITTKVHNLYLSVPVLATYKLSEKWNVQAGPYIAFAVKRKFFGEATNGYMRSEVPTGEKLIVDEAAYDFSKSVRNIDVGASLGTSYNINKKLFALAQFDYGFNNIMKTGFESISFGMHNIFMNVGIGYKL, from the coding sequence ATGAAATATTATATAATCGCTTTAGTGGTTTCTACATTTACTATGATAGCACAAGCGGATGAAAAAGTCAAGCAGGATACTGTCGGAAATAATTTTAGTATTGATATCATAGCGGGTGGTAAAATCGGAGGAGCTGCTCCTTTATCATTACCAAAGGAAATTCGAAAAATTAATAAATATACCCCTGCAGTGCCATTTCTTTTGGGAGTTAGAGCAAATTACCAAATTGATCAAAAATGGGGAGTAATCTTAGGTTTAACATTTGAAGGTAAGGGCATGAATGCTGATGCTACCGTTAAAGGATATAAAACAACTTTTAATGCGAATGATGATCCTAATGAAAATATGCGAGGTTATTATACAGGTGATATTACAACAAAAGTGCACAACCTTTATCTTTCAGTTCCAGTTTTAGCTACTTATAAATTATCTGAGAAGTGGAATGTTCAAGCAGGTCCTTACATTGCTTTTGCTGTCAAAAGAAAATTCTTTGGAGAGGCTACAAATGGCTATATGCGAAGTGAGGTTCCAACAGGAGAGAAGCTAATTGTCGATGAGGCAGCATATGATTTTTCAAAAAGTGTCCGGAACATTGATGTAGGAGCGAGTTTAGGGACTTCTTATAATATCAATAAGAAATTGTTCGCTTTAGCACAGTTTGATTATGGCTTTAATAACATTATGAAAACTGGTTTTGAAAGTATTAGTTTTGGTATGCACAACATTTTTATGAATGTCGGTATTGGATATAAATTGTGA
- a CDS encoding MarR family winged helix-turn-helix transcriptional regulator has translation MNQNKTIDYFLKTGWQTIANKYNQIAAQYGFTQAAGYILINIHKEGTPVSQIANLTGVKTTSLSRVLNNLEKLGFIYREASASDKRSVRVYLTELGKEKREIAKNVVRNFNHYLELNLSEKERAQLMKSLAKLNELATAYQEENSTIDQ, from the coding sequence ATGAACCAGAATAAAACTATCGATTATTTTTTAAAAACAGGTTGGCAGACCATAGCTAATAAGTATAACCAAATTGCAGCCCAATATGGTTTTACACAAGCTGCTGGCTATATTTTAATTAATATCCATAAAGAAGGTACTCCAGTATCGCAAATCGCAAATCTTACCGGAGTAAAAACAACTAGTTTGTCTCGTGTGTTAAATAATTTAGAAAAATTGGGATTTATCTATAGGGAAGCAAGTGCATCGGACAAACGATCAGTAAGGGTTTATTTAACCGAATTAGGGAAAGAAAAAAGGGAAATAGCAAAGAATGTCGTTCGTAACTTTAATCACTATTTGGAATTAAATTTATCGGAAAAGGAACGGGCACAACTGATGAAATCTTTGGCTAAATTGAATGAATTAGCCACCGCCTATCAAGAAGAAAACAGTACCATCGATCAATGA
- a CDS encoding acyl-CoA dehydrogenase family protein, with amino-acid sequence MSNTIKGGEFVIKETSYTDIFIPEEFDEEARMIRQTCIDFLETEVLNKLDRIDAQEEGLMPSLMDKAGELGMLSVSIPEEYGGFGKNFNTSMLVADAVGGGFSFAVALSAHTGIGTLPILYYGNAAQKAKYIPKLASGEWKASYCLTEPNSGSDANSGRTAAKLNVAGTHYVINGQKMWITNGGFADIFIVFAKIDDDKNLTAFIVEKDFGGISMNPEEHKLGIKGSSTRQVFFNDCEVPIENMLSERENGFKIAVNILNIGRIKLGAATIGSSRMVITQAVKYANERVQFNLPISKFGAIRYKLAEMATRLFATESAAYRAGQNIDDAHESLVAGGMEEAKAKLKSVEQFAIECAIIKVWCSEMLDYVVDEGVQIYGGMGYSAEAPMERAYRDSRINRIFEGTNEVNRLLVVDMLLKRAMKGEIDLMGPASAVAAELLAIPDFGEEDATPFAAEKKIIANLKKAGLLIAGAAVQKLMMSLSKEQEILMNIADVIGYIYIAESALLRAEKLYHTKGPEESADATDMAKIYLYSTVDKVNVAGKEALNSFAEGDELKMMLVGLRRFTKSEPFNVKEARQRIAKKLIDANKYCF; translated from the coding sequence ATGAGTAACACAATTAAAGGCGGAGAATTTGTAATCAAAGAAACCTCTTATACAGATATTTTTATTCCTGAAGAATTTGACGAAGAAGCAAGGATGATTCGTCAAACGTGTATTGATTTTTTAGAAACAGAAGTTTTAAATAAATTAGATCGTATCGATGCCCAAGAAGAGGGACTGATGCCGAGTTTAATGGATAAAGCTGGTGAGTTGGGTATGTTAAGTGTATCTATACCAGAAGAATATGGTGGTTTTGGTAAAAATTTCAATACCTCCATGTTAGTGGCCGATGCAGTAGGAGGTGGATTTTCCTTTGCTGTTGCTTTATCTGCACATACAGGGATAGGTACTTTACCTATTTTATATTACGGTAATGCTGCTCAAAAGGCAAAATATATTCCAAAATTAGCGTCAGGTGAATGGAAGGCTTCCTATTGTTTGACAGAACCTAATTCGGGTTCCGATGCCAATTCTGGCCGTACAGCAGCAAAATTAAATGTAGCAGGTACTCATTACGTTATCAATGGCCAAAAGATGTGGATTACAAATGGAGGTTTTGCCGATATTTTTATTGTTTTTGCTAAAATTGATGATGATAAGAATTTGACTGCTTTTATTGTCGAAAAAGATTTCGGGGGAATTAGTATGAACCCTGAAGAACATAAATTAGGAATCAAAGGCTCTTCCACACGTCAGGTTTTTTTCAATGATTGTGAAGTTCCTATTGAAAACATGCTTTCCGAAAGGGAGAATGGTTTTAAAATAGCCGTTAATATCTTAAATATCGGCCGTATAAAATTAGGGGCTGCAACCATTGGTTCATCGCGAATGGTCATTACACAGGCTGTTAAATATGCAAATGAACGTGTGCAGTTTAATTTGCCTATTTCCAAATTTGGAGCTATTCGTTACAAATTGGCCGAGATGGCGACACGCTTGTTTGCAACAGAATCAGCGGCATATCGTGCTGGTCAGAATATTGATGATGCACATGAGTCCCTAGTTGCGGGTGGCATGGAGGAAGCGAAAGCAAAATTGAAATCGGTAGAACAATTTGCCATTGAGTGTGCTATTATTAAAGTCTGGTGCTCTGAAATGTTGGATTATGTAGTCGATGAAGGCGTGCAGATTTATGGCGGTATGGGCTATTCGGCAGAAGCACCAATGGAACGTGCCTATCGTGATTCTCGTATCAACCGTATTTTTGAAGGTACAAATGAGGTAAATCGTTTATTGGTCGTAGATATGTTATTGAAACGAGCTATGAAAGGTGAGATTGATTTAATGGGGCCGGCATCAGCAGTTGCAGCAGAACTGTTGGCTATTCCTGATTTTGGTGAAGAGGATGCGACTCCATTTGCAGCAGAGAAGAAAATTATTGCTAACCTGAAAAAAGCAGGATTGCTAATAGCAGGAGCTGCGGTTCAAAAACTGATGATGTCGCTATCTAAAGAACAGGAGATTTTGATGAATATCGCCGATGTGATTGGTTATATCTACATCGCTGAATCTGCGCTATTGCGTGCAGAGAAGTTGTATCATACAAAAGGGCCTGAAGAAAGTGCAGACGCAACAGATATGGCTAAAATCTACCTGTACTCCACAGTCGATAAAGTTAATGTCGCTGGAAAAGAAGCGTTGAATTCATTTGCTGAAGGAGATGAACTTAAAATGATGTTAGTTGGACTGCGACGTTTTACAAAGTCAGAACCATTTAATGTAAAAGAAGCACGTCAGCGAATTGCGAAGAAATTGATTGATGCAAATAAATATTGTTTTTAG
- a CDS encoding isopenicillin N synthase family dioxygenase encodes MALVNIPRLDLLNFTEGNSDQRNQFIQDIGKAFNETGFVTIANHGLSKELIDELYQIVPAFFSLPTATKLKYEFPELAGQRGYTTKGREKAKDSTTPDLKEFWQRGQTIVGEEYSKTDFPDNPEVAELPRFSEITGEVYKKLEDTGRELLKAIATYLDLEEDYFEKFVINGNSILRAIHYFPIKNPEELAADAVRAGAHEDINLITLLIGASADGLEVMTKDGKWFPIKAKGEDIVINVGDMLQRLTNNKLKSTTHRVVNPPRELMGTSRFSIPFFLHPKSSMSLACLDSCISEDYPKAYPDYTAGEYLDERLREIGLKM; translated from the coding sequence ATGGCTTTAGTTAATATTCCGAGACTTGACTTGCTAAATTTCACTGAGGGAAATTCAGATCAACGCAATCAATTTATCCAAGACATTGGAAAAGCTTTTAACGAAACTGGTTTCGTTACTATTGCAAATCATGGTCTTTCAAAAGAATTAATAGACGAATTGTATCAAATCGTTCCGGCATTTTTCTCGTTGCCGACAGCGACCAAATTAAAGTATGAGTTTCCCGAACTTGCAGGACAAAGGGGCTACACGACAAAAGGCCGTGAAAAAGCTAAAGACTCCACCACTCCAGATTTAAAGGAATTTTGGCAAAGAGGACAGACGATTGTTGGTGAAGAATATAGTAAAACTGATTTCCCTGATAATCCGGAAGTTGCCGAATTACCTCGATTCAGTGAGATCACCGGCGAAGTATATAAAAAGCTAGAAGATACTGGTCGCGAATTATTAAAAGCTATCGCAACTTATTTAGATTTAGAAGAAGACTACTTCGAAAAATTTGTCATCAATGGTAATTCAATTTTAAGAGCAATCCATTACTTTCCGATTAAAAATCCAGAAGAATTAGCTGCTGATGCTGTTCGTGCAGGAGCACATGAAGACATCAACTTAATTACTTTATTGATTGGGGCTAGTGCGGATGGTCTGGAAGTAATGACAAAAGATGGCAAATGGTTCCCTATTAAAGCAAAAGGTGAAGATATTGTGATTAATGTGGGCGACATGTTACAACGCTTAACCAATAACAAATTAAAATCAACGACACACCGTGTGGTAAATCCTCCTCGCGAATTAATGGGAACTTCTCGTTTCTCCATTCCTTTCTTTTTGCACCCTAAGTCATCGATGAGTTTAGCTTGTCTCGATTCTTGTATCAGCGAAGATTATCCAAAGGCGTACCCTGATTATACAGCAGGAGAATACTTGGACGAACGCTTGAGAGAGATCGGTTTGAAGATGTAA
- a CDS encoding acetyl-CoA C-acyltransferase, which produces MEAYIVAGYRTAVGKAPRGGFRFMRADDLAADVIKHLVASVPNLNKEEIDDVIVGNAMPEAEQGLNVGRLISLMGLETDKVPGVTVNRYCASGLETIATAVAKIKAGMADCIIAGGVEVMSGMPFGGWKIVPNPEVAKKNPDWYWGMGLTAEAVAKEYHISREDQDAFSLKSHQKAIEAIKNGHLKDGVVPITVKENYLKDGKKIETREYVVDTDEGPRADSSLEVLAKLRPVFAADGVVTAGNSSQTSDGAAFVLVLSEKKMNELNLKPIARLVSYAVAGVPPRIMGIGPIVAIPKALKMAGLKKEDIDLFELNEAFASQSLAVIRELGLDEEKVNVNGGAIALGHPLGCTGAKLTVQILNELKRRNKKYGMVTMCVGTGQGAAGIFELL; this is translated from the coding sequence ATGGAAGCATATATTGTAGCAGGATATCGTACGGCAGTAGGGAAAGCACCTCGTGGTGGATTTCGTTTTATGCGTGCAGATGATTTGGCCGCGGATGTTATCAAGCACTTGGTAGCATCAGTTCCAAATTTAAATAAAGAAGAAATTGACGATGTAATCGTTGGAAATGCAATGCCAGAAGCAGAACAAGGATTGAATGTAGGGCGTTTAATATCGCTTATGGGCTTAGAGACGGATAAGGTCCCAGGAGTCACTGTGAATCGTTACTGTGCCTCTGGACTGGAAACAATAGCCACAGCTGTAGCGAAAATAAAAGCAGGCATGGCCGATTGTATTATTGCTGGAGGTGTTGAAGTGATGTCGGGTATGCCTTTTGGAGGATGGAAAATTGTTCCAAATCCTGAAGTAGCCAAGAAAAACCCAGATTGGTATTGGGGGATGGGGCTTACCGCCGAAGCCGTTGCAAAAGAATATCATATATCTCGCGAAGATCAAGATGCATTTTCTTTAAAATCACACCAGAAAGCTATTGAAGCCATTAAGAATGGACACTTGAAAGATGGTGTTGTGCCTATAACAGTGAAAGAGAATTATCTAAAGGATGGAAAAAAAATAGAGACACGAGAGTATGTCGTGGACACTGATGAAGGACCACGTGCGGACTCCTCTCTTGAGGTATTAGCAAAGTTACGACCTGTTTTTGCCGCCGATGGTGTGGTGACAGCCGGAAATTCTTCTCAAACCTCAGATGGAGCAGCTTTTGTTTTAGTGCTTTCAGAGAAAAAAATGAATGAATTAAATCTGAAACCAATAGCGCGTCTTGTGAGCTATGCAGTGGCAGGTGTACCACCTCGTATTATGGGGATTGGTCCCATTGTAGCGATACCCAAAGCTTTGAAAATGGCAGGATTGAAGAAAGAGGATATCGATTTGTTTGAGTTGAATGAAGCTTTTGCTTCACAATCTTTAGCCGTTATCCGTGAGTTGGGTTTGGATGAAGAAAAAGTCAATGTTAATGGAGGTGCTATTGCTTTAGGACACCCATTGGGGTGTACCGGTGCTAAATTGACAGTTCAAATATTGAATGAATTAAAGCGTAGAAATAAAAAATATGGTATGGTCACCATGTGTGTTGGAACTGGACAGGGAGCAGCAGGTATTTTTGAGTTGTTATAG
- a CDS encoding four helix bundle protein, with protein MIYKRLHRFFQIRRNLISQINRAAVSIPSNIAEEAA; from the coding sequence CTGATATATAAAAGGTTACATCGATTTTTCCAGATAAGGAGAAATTTAATCAGTCAGATTAATCGTGCCGCGGTTTCAATTCCTTCGAACATAGCAGAGGAAGCAGCATGA
- the putP gene encoding sodium/proline symporter PutP — protein MNGYELIAIGLYMALMIGIGIYSWRKSNCNSDDFLIGGRKMGAAVTALSAGAADMSGWLLMGLPGAMYLSGLSSAWIAIGLTIGAYLNYVLVAPRLRVYTEVAQNAITLPVFFENRFKDKTQLLKIVSSIFILVFFTLYTSAGMVSGGRLFESAFGMDYYTGLFATTFVVVLYTFLGGFLAVSLTDFVQGTIMVTALVIIPVVLVIQIGGLGTTLDIIASKGSNYLDLFKGTTTISIVSLLAWGLGYFGQPHILVRFMAIGDVKDIPKAKKIGISWMILTVGGALLLGLFGIAYLYKFDPATMLQFDQSKELSETIFIHLSRTLFHPLIGGFLLSAILAAVMSTISSQLLVTSSSMTEDIYKAFFNKNASAKRMLLVSRISVLIVAIVALLLSLNPKDSILNLVGNAWAGFGAAFGPLIILSLLWKRTTATAGLLGMLVGGATVLLWVYVPHDYKYVYEIIPGFILSFITTVVVSLLSKPVDSEIQNEFDQVKEILKS, from the coding sequence ATGAATGGATATGAATTAATAGCTATTGGCTTGTATATGGCTTTAATGATTGGAATCGGAATCTACTCTTGGAGAAAATCCAACTGCAATTCAGACGATTTTTTAATTGGAGGCCGAAAAATGGGAGCTGCTGTCACCGCTTTATCTGCAGGTGCTGCAGATATGAGTGGCTGGTTGTTAATGGGACTTCCTGGCGCAATGTATCTTTCCGGATTATCTAGCGCTTGGATTGCAATAGGATTGACCATTGGTGCATACTTAAACTATGTCCTTGTAGCTCCTCGGCTTAGGGTTTATACAGAGGTCGCTCAAAATGCGATTACCCTTCCCGTATTTTTTGAAAATCGATTTAAAGATAAGACGCAATTATTGAAAATTGTGTCTTCCATATTCATCCTGGTTTTCTTTACCTTATATACTTCTGCCGGTATGGTATCTGGGGGACGACTGTTTGAGTCGGCATTTGGAATGGATTATTATACCGGACTATTTGCAACAACTTTTGTTGTTGTACTCTATACTTTTCTGGGTGGTTTTTTAGCCGTAAGCCTCACCGATTTTGTGCAAGGAACTATTATGGTTACAGCTCTTGTCATCATCCCTGTGGTATTGGTGATTCAAATCGGAGGCCTAGGTACTACTTTAGATATCATAGCAAGTAAGGGTAGTAACTATTTAGATCTTTTTAAAGGTACTACGACGATTTCCATCGTATCATTACTTGCCTGGGGATTAGGCTATTTTGGACAACCGCATATTTTGGTTCGTTTTATGGCTATCGGTGATGTTAAGGATATTCCTAAGGCTAAAAAGATAGGGATTAGTTGGATGATTCTTACCGTTGGTGGAGCACTGCTATTAGGCCTGTTTGGCATCGCTTATCTATATAAATTTGATCCAGCGACCATGTTACAGTTCGACCAATCGAAGGAATTGTCAGAAACAATTTTCATACATCTTTCGAGAACCCTATTTCATCCATTGATTGGAGGGTTTCTATTATCGGCAATTTTGGCAGCTGTTATGAGTACGATATCTTCCCAATTATTAGTCACTTCGAGTTCGATGACAGAGGATATTTATAAAGCTTTCTTTAATAAAAATGCTTCTGCTAAACGCATGTTGTTGGTTAGTCGTATATCTGTGCTTATTGTTGCGATAGTAGCTTTGTTATTATCTTTAAATCCAAAGGATAGCATCTTGAATTTAGTAGGAAATGCCTGGGCGGGTTTTGGAGCAGCCTTTGGTCCGCTTATCATTTTATCTCTCCTATGGAAAAGGACAACAGCTACTGCAGGATTACTGGGCATGTTAGTGGGTGGAGCAACCGTACTTTTATGGGTATATGTCCCTCATGATTATAAATACGTTTATGAAATCATACCTGGTTTCATTTTAAGTTTTATTACTACGGTTGTTGTTTCTCTCCTTAGTAAACCTGTCGATTCTGAAATTCAGAATGAATTTGACCAGGTGAAGGAGATACTAAAATCCTAA
- a CDS encoding 3-hydroxyacyl-CoA dehydrogenase/enoyl-CoA hydratase family protein, with translation MSRNIRKVAVLGSGVMGSRIACHFANIGAEVLLLDIVPKELLPTETAKGLTLESKVVRNRIVNQSLETAVKSNPSPIYSKSFVKRISTGNFDDNMADIASCDWIIEVVVERLDIKKSVFEQVEKYRTPGTLITSNTSGIPIHLMTEGRSEDFKDHFCGTHFFNPPRYLQLLEIIPTPNTKDEVVDFLLKFGDKFLGKTVVLCKDTPAFIGNRIGVYSMLALTHLVEPLGLTVEEVDKYTGPAMGHPKSATFRTADVVGLDTLVNVANGLAQNAPDDEAKGVFQLPSFITKMVENKWLGEKTKKGFYQKIKDAEGNSEIQALNLQTLVFESQGKVKSTTLEATKQVEDIRQRMKVYEEGKDKAGELFRAMHYPLFEYVSNRVPEITDDFFRIDDAMRAGFGWEIGPFEVWDALGVRQTIEKIKTEEKRLPGQRGEVAQWVHAMLDAGCESFYKIENGVRYYYDITSKSYKPIPGTEDLIVLDHIRDSKTIWKNSGVSIIDLGDGIINCEFHTKMNTIGGDVIQGVNKAIDLAEKEYRGLVISNEGKNFSAGANIGMIFMMAAEQDYDELNMAVRAFQNTSMRIRYSSIPVIVAPFQMTLGGGCEFSMHADFVQAHAETYMGLVEFGVGVIPGGGGTKEFALRASDEYKDDQIVQNTLKDRFLTIGTAKVSTSAVEAFELGYLQQGKYAITMNKARLIADAKEKALELANAGYLQPVQRTDIKVLGKQGLGIVYVGASSMRAGNYISDHDKKISEKLGTVLCGGELSAPTEVSEQYLLDLERKAFLELCAERKTLERIQFMLTKGKPLRN, from the coding sequence ATGAGCAGAAACATTAGAAAAGTAGCAGTATTAGGATCTGGGGTAATGGGCTCTAGGATCGCATGCCATTTTGCTAACATTGGTGCGGAAGTATTACTCTTGGATATTGTTCCAAAAGAACTGTTACCCACTGAAACAGCAAAAGGACTTACTTTGGAAAGTAAGGTCGTGCGCAATCGCATTGTCAATCAGTCTTTAGAAACGGCTGTCAAATCTAATCCATCTCCTATTTATAGCAAATCCTTTGTTAAAAGGATTTCGACAGGAAACTTTGATGATAATATGGCAGATATCGCGTCCTGCGATTGGATAATTGAGGTTGTGGTCGAAAGATTGGATATTAAGAAATCTGTGTTTGAACAAGTAGAAAAATACCGTACACCCGGAACTTTAATCACTTCAAATACATCAGGTATTCCCATTCATTTAATGACAGAAGGTAGGTCAGAAGATTTTAAAGATCATTTCTGTGGAACACACTTCTTCAATCCGCCCCGTTATTTACAATTGTTAGAAATTATCCCTACGCCAAACACGAAAGATGAGGTGGTCGATTTCTTGTTGAAATTTGGAGATAAATTTTTAGGTAAAACGGTTGTATTGTGTAAAGATACACCTGCTTTTATTGGAAATAGGATAGGTGTTTATTCCATGCTTGCTTTGACACATTTAGTTGAGCCATTAGGTTTGACTGTGGAAGAAGTAGATAAATATACAGGACCTGCAATGGGACATCCTAAATCTGCAACTTTCCGTACAGCTGATGTCGTGGGCTTAGATACATTGGTCAATGTGGCTAATGGACTCGCACAAAATGCACCCGATGATGAAGCCAAAGGAGTATTTCAATTGCCATCTTTCATAACCAAAATGGTAGAGAATAAGTGGTTGGGTGAGAAAACGAAAAAAGGATTCTATCAAAAGATAAAAGATGCAGAAGGGAATTCTGAAATTCAGGCTTTAAACCTTCAAACACTAGTGTTTGAATCACAAGGGAAAGTTAAATCAACGACCTTGGAAGCGACTAAGCAGGTGGAGGATATTCGTCAGCGAATGAAAGTGTATGAAGAAGGAAAAGATAAAGCAGGGGAATTATTCCGTGCGATGCATTATCCATTATTTGAATATGTATCTAATCGTGTTCCGGAGATTACGGATGATTTTTTCCGTATCGATGATGCAATGCGTGCAGGCTTTGGATGGGAGATAGGACCTTTCGAAGTGTGGGATGCCTTAGGTGTTCGTCAGACAATAGAAAAAATTAAAACAGAAGAAAAACGTCTTCCAGGTCAACGTGGTGAAGTGGCCCAATGGGTACATGCTATGTTGGATGCAGGTTGTGAATCTTTTTATAAAATTGAAAATGGTGTACGTTATTATTATGACATCACTTCCAAATCATACAAACCGATTCCCGGTACTGAGGACTTAATTGTTTTGGATCATATTCGTGATAGCAAGACAATCTGGAAAAATTCAGGAGTTTCAATCATTGACTTAGGAGATGGTATCATCAATTGTGAATTCCATACAAAGATGAATACGATAGGTGGAGATGTCATTCAAGGAGTAAATAAAGCGATTGATTTGGCAGAGAAAGAGTATCGTGGATTGGTGATTTCCAATGAAGGGAAAAATTTCTCCGCAGGTGCAAATATAGGCATGATATTCATGATGGCAGCGGAGCAAGATTATGATGAATTAAACATGGCAGTTCGTGCTTTCCAAAATACTTCTATGCGTATCCGCTATTCATCGATACCCGTGATAGTCGCTCCTTTTCAAATGACACTGGGTGGCGGCTGTGAATTTTCTATGCATGCAGATTTTGTGCAGGCACATGCTGAAACATATATGGGTTTAGTCGAATTTGGTGTTGGCGTTATCCCTGGAGGAGGAGGCACGAAAGAATTTGCTTTACGTGCTTCAGATGAATACAAAGATGATCAAATTGTTCAAAATACGTTAAAGGACCGTTTCTTGACTATAGGTACTGCAAAAGTATCGACTTCGGCAGTAGAGGCTTTTGAATTAGGTTATTTACAGCAAGGTAAATATGCCATTACTATGAATAAGGCAAGACTCATTGCCGATGCTAAAGAAAAAGCTTTGGAATTGGCAAATGCTGGATACCTGCAACCTGTACAACGAACAGATATTAAGGTATTAGGAAAACAAGGTCTTGGTATAGTATATGTTGGAGCAAGCTCAATGCGGGCGGGAAATTATATCTCGGATCATGATAAAAAGATTTCAGAAAAACTAGGAACAGTTTTATGTGGTGGCGAATTGTCTGCACCAACAGAAGTCTCAGAGCAATATTTATTGGATTTAGAGCGAAAAGCTTTTCTTGAGTTATGTGCGGAACGGAAAACATTGGAGCGGATTCAATTTATGTTAACAAAAGGAAAACCGTTAAGAAATTAG